A window of the Wolbachia endosymbiont (group A) of Pogonocherus hispidulus genome harbors these coding sequences:
- a CDS encoding IS256-like element ISWpi15 family transposase: MSQKVVNRTTGLVDYKELETNILSSIREGRPLKGRDGALTPFIKKLLEVSLEGEIENHLSAESEENNRRNGRNAKTLRTSAGSFELLTPRDREGSFEPQIVKKRQTNLHPELETKILSTFASGMGYRDIVSHVEEIYDHKISAAEISSITDKLLPVINEWRSRPLQSVYPIVFMDGMFFKVKEDGHCVSKCMYNILGIDQNGKKEVLGFYLAESEGANFWLGVLNDLKERGVEDILIACVDGLKSFPAAINSVFPNAEVQMCIVHQIRNSLKYVASKDAKSFLSDLKKVYQASSKEIAENYLLELDEKWGTKYPMVIKSWQNNWENLSGYFKYSGPVRRIIYTTNPIEGLHRQIRKFTKTKGSFTSINALYKQVYCAIKKAEEKWTMPVHDWALTISQLDVFFPGKLKIELN, encoded by the coding sequence ATGAGTCAGAAAGTAGTAAACAGAACTACCGGTTTGGTAGATTATAAAGAATTAGAAACAAATATCCTGTCGTCTATACGAGAAGGAAGACCGTTGAAAGGAAGAGATGGAGCATTAACACCGTTTATAAAAAAGTTGCTGGAGGTAAGCCTGGAAGGTGAAATAGAAAACCACTTGTCGGCTGAAAGCGAAGAGAATAATCGAAGAAATGGGAGGAATGCAAAGACTTTACGTACAAGCGCAGGGTCATTTGAGCTTTTGACGCCAAGAGATAGGGAAGGAAGTTTCGAACCACAAATAGTCAAAAAAAGGCAAACAAACTTACATCCAGAGCTTGAAACGAAGATTTTGAGCACATTTGCCAGTGGTATGGGCTATAGAGATATAGTGTCACATGTTGAGGAAATTTATGATCACAAAATATCGGCGGCAGAGATATCAAGTATTACTGACAAATTGCTACCAGTAATCAACGAATGGCGTAGTCGCCCGCTGCAGTCTGTATATCCGATAGTTTTCATGGATGGCATGTTTTTTAAAGTCAAAGAGGACGGGCATTGCGTAAGTAAATGCATGTATAACATATTAGGCATAGATCAAAATGGCAAAAAAGAAGTATTAGGTTTTTATTTGGCTGAAAGTGAAGGAGCTAACTTCTGGTTGGGAGTGCTAAATGACCTCAAAGAAAGAGGAGTAGAAGATATCCTTATTGCCTGCGTTGATGGGCTGAAAAGCTTTCCTGCAGCTATAAACAGTGTCTTTCCTAATGCGGAAGTGCAGATGTGTATAGTGCATCAGATACGCAACTCACTGAAGTATGTGGCCAGTAAAGATGCGAAGAGTTTTTTGAGCGATTTAAAGAAGGTATATCAAGCTTCAAGCAAGGAAATTGCCGAGAATTATCTGTTGGAATTGGATGAAAAATGGGGCACAAAGTACCCTATGGTTATAAAATCTTGGCAGAATAATTGGGAAAACTTGTCTGGTTATTTTAAGTATTCTGGTCCAGTTAGGAGGATAATCTACACCACCAATCCCATAGAGGGGCTACATAGGCAAATTAGGAAATTCACTAAGACCAAAGGCTCATTTACCAGCATAAATGCCTTGTATAAGCAGGTATATTGTGCTATAAAGAAGGCAGAGGAAAAGTGGACGATGCCTGTACATGATTGGGCATTAACTATCTCTCAACTTGATGTTTTCTTTCCTGGCAAATTGAAAATTGAGTTGAACTAA
- the gyrB gene encoding DNA topoisomerase (ATP-hydrolyzing) subunit B, giving the protein MENSYNADAIKILRGLDAVRKRPGMYIGDTDDGSGLHHMVYEVVDNAIDESLAGYCDKIEVSINKDGSVSVTDNGRGIPTDIHEEEGISAAEVIMTQLHAGGKFDSNTYKVSGGLHGVGISVVNALSSWLELTIWRNKKEHFMRFEDGESIEPLKVVNENTNKRGTKVTFMPSTETFNGINFSYSTLESRIRELAFLNSNIDITLRDLRNEPYTESHFNQSNQSKDNFGTANFVRYLDKNKTHVTKIASMKGDAEDLGISLEISMEWNDSYYEHMLCFTNNIRQRDGGTHLAGFRSALTRCINNYATNEGFLKKAKVNLTGEDVREGLTCVLSLKMPDPKFSSQTKDKLVSSEARTVVESIVSDKLSTILETDPKLAASIVERAIRSAKGREAARKARELVKSKNNIDIATLPGKLADCQEKAPELSELFIVEGNSAGGTAKQGRNRKTQAVLALRGKILNVERVSLDRIFSSAEIGSLITAIGAGIGSEHFDIEKARYHKIIIMTDADVDGSHIRTLILTFFFRHMREVIDKGYLYIAQPPLYKVTKNAKDTYIKDDETFEEYIINSAVKRLTLSGTATEFNDLRLILNKCVSISNISKNYDREIPQNLLESLLILSKKNALSSANEILKYLKLMYSEYTWEVEIKDEEKEIHISKLFQGLADKYIFALSMLEGKDMQNILSLLDGISNLFNGDSFFKSQETEIRITSPSTLAKIIMDYGKKGLTLQRFKGLGEMNADQLWDTTLNPEARTLLKVEIKDCEEADSIFSILMGDIVEPRRDFINSNALNVHDVDI; this is encoded by the coding sequence ATGGAAAATAGTTATAATGCCGATGCAATAAAAATCTTAAGGGGTCTTGATGCTGTAAGGAAACGTCCAGGTATGTACATTGGTGATACTGACGATGGATCTGGCTTGCACCACATGGTATATGAGGTTGTTGATAACGCAATAGATGAATCTTTAGCTGGATATTGTGATAAAATTGAAGTTAGCATAAATAAAGATGGTTCGGTATCTGTAACTGATAATGGTCGTGGCATTCCAACTGACATTCATGAAGAAGAAGGAATATCAGCAGCAGAGGTAATAATGACTCAACTCCATGCTGGTGGTAAATTTGACAGTAATACCTATAAAGTTTCTGGGGGATTACATGGTGTTGGAATCTCAGTTGTGAATGCATTATCAAGCTGGTTGGAATTAACTATTTGGCGCAATAAGAAAGAACACTTTATGCGTTTTGAAGATGGTGAGTCTATTGAACCTTTAAAGGTAGTCAACGAAAATACAAACAAAAGAGGAACTAAAGTCACGTTCATGCCATCAACAGAGACTTTTAATGGCATTAATTTCAGTTACTCAACGCTTGAAAGTCGTATAAGAGAATTAGCATTTTTAAATTCAAATATCGACATTACTTTACGTGATCTGCGCAATGAACCATATACAGAATCTCATTTCAATCAGAGCAATCAATCTAAAGACAATTTTGGTACAGCGAATTTTGTGCGGTACTTAGATAAGAATAAGACACATGTAACTAAAATTGCCAGTATGAAAGGAGATGCAGAAGATCTTGGCATCAGCTTGGAAATATCGATGGAATGGAATGATTCCTACTATGAACATATGTTATGCTTCACGAATAATATAAGGCAACGAGATGGTGGTACGCATTTGGCAGGATTTAGATCCGCTTTAACCAGATGTATCAATAACTATGCAACTAATGAAGGGTTTTTAAAGAAAGCAAAAGTAAATTTAACTGGAGAGGACGTTAGAGAAGGTTTAACTTGTGTTTTATCTCTCAAGATGCCTGATCCTAAGTTTTCTTCACAAACAAAAGATAAACTAGTTAGTTCTGAAGCACGTACAGTTGTGGAGAGCATAGTTTCTGATAAATTGAGCACAATCCTTGAAACTGATCCCAAATTGGCAGCAAGTATAGTAGAAAGAGCAATCAGATCAGCAAAAGGAAGAGAAGCCGCAAGAAAAGCACGAGAGTTAGTTAAAAGCAAAAACAATATTGATATTGCAACTCTGCCAGGAAAGCTTGCTGATTGCCAGGAAAAAGCCCCTGAGTTATCGGAATTATTTATAGTAGAGGGTAATTCAGCAGGTGGTACTGCAAAGCAGGGGCGTAATCGTAAAACACAAGCAGTGCTTGCCTTAAGAGGAAAAATTCTAAACGTAGAACGTGTAAGTTTAGATCGTATTTTTTCATCTGCAGAAATAGGCTCTTTAATTACTGCAATTGGTGCTGGAATAGGGAGTGAACACTTCGATATTGAAAAAGCTAGATATCATAAAATTATCATCATGACAGATGCAGACGTTGATGGATCACATATCAGGACTTTGATTCTAACCTTTTTCTTTCGACATATGCGTGAAGTAATTGATAAGGGATATTTATATATAGCACAGCCACCCCTCTATAAAGTTACAAAGAATGCTAAAGACACTTATATTAAAGATGACGAAACTTTTGAAGAGTATATAATAAACTCAGCAGTTAAAAGATTAACACTAAGTGGTACAGCTACAGAATTTAACGACTTGCGCCTTATTTTGAATAAATGCGTTAGCATTTCTAATATTAGCAAAAATTATGATAGAGAAATACCACAAAATCTCTTAGAGTCATTGCTAATTTTAAGCAAAAAGAATGCTCTATCATCGGCTAATGAAATATTAAAATATTTGAAGTTAATGTATAGCGAATACACTTGGGAAGTAGAAATAAAAGATGAAGAAAAAGAAATTCACATCTCTAAATTATTTCAAGGATTGGCAGACAAATATATATTTGCACTTAGTATGCTTGAAGGCAAAGATATGCAAAACATATTAAGTTTGCTTGATGGTATAAGTAATTTATTTAATGGTGATTCATTTTTTAAGTCACAAGAAACTGAAATAAGAATCACTTCTCCAAGTACGCTTGCAAAAATAATAATGGACTATGGTAAAAAGGGTTTAACTTTGCAGAGATTTAAAGGTCTTGGTGAAATGAATGCTGATCAGCTATGGGATACTACGTTAAATCCTGAGGCTAGAACTTTATTGAAGGTTGAAATAAAAGATTGTGAAGAAGCTGATTCCATATTTTCAATATTAATGGGTGATATAGTTGAACCACGCCGTGATTTTATTAATAGCAATGCACTCAACGTGCATGATGTTGATATTTAA
- a CDS encoding SCO family protein: protein MVRFIRLSSNVLAALAVVFLGYCYFTKKGIFAPAAIHNAEVKIGGDFSLINQDGQILRSSDFKDKYMMIFFGFSSCKRICPMNLGIISETLAKLDEKTNNKLQTFFITVDPERDSTERLKEFQQQFDHRIQMLTGEREKIDEVVAKYKVYASKVDGEEEINHSSIIYLIGPGGRYVTHFAADLNSDESQSDKILAEIRKYVN, encoded by the coding sequence ATGGTAAGGTTTATAAGATTGTCATCTAATGTGCTAGCAGCATTAGCAGTTGTTTTTTTAGGTTATTGTTATTTCACTAAAAAAGGCATATTTGCCCCAGCAGCGATTCACAACGCAGAAGTTAAGATAGGTGGAGATTTTTCTTTAATTAATCAGGACGGACAGATCCTGCGCAGTAGTGATTTTAAAGATAAATACATGATGATTTTCTTTGGGTTTTCCTCATGCAAAAGAATTTGCCCTATGAACCTTGGGATAATTTCAGAAACACTTGCAAAGTTAGATGAGAAAACTAACAACAAGCTACAAACATTCTTCATCACAGTTGATCCTGAGCGCGATAGCACGGAAAGACTTAAAGAATTTCAGCAGCAATTTGACCATAGAATACAAATGTTAACTGGTGAAAGAGAAAAAATAGACGAAGTAGTTGCGAAATATAAAGTATATGCAAGCAAAGTAGACGGAGAAGAAGAAATCAACCATTCTTCGATAATATATCTTATTGGCCCTGGAGGAAGATATGTTACACACTTTGCAGCTGATTTAAATTCAGACGAAAGTCAATCTGATAAGATTTTGGCTGAGATAAGAAAATACGTAAACTGA
- the dnaQ gene encoding DNA polymerase III subunit epsilon: MESKLREIVLDTETTGLDTGSGHRIIEIGCVELINRIPTGKVFHRYLNPERDIPYHSFKIHGISEEFLEDKPLFSDVALEFLDFISNDILVIHNAEFDVKFLNMELSKLNAGLISSDRVLDTLPLARKKFAGSPASLNALCKRFDISLENRELHGALVDAQLLAKVYVELTGGLQTFLFDNECNQDSNSTFVQHKVRNLTPREHSPNSEEIDEHKKLLDKINNTLWNKYIE; this comes from the coding sequence ATGGAAAGCAAGCTACGCGAAATAGTACTTGACACTGAAACGACAGGTCTTGACACTGGATCTGGTCATCGAATTATTGAAATAGGGTGTGTGGAATTAATTAATCGTATTCCAACAGGTAAAGTATTCCATCGGTACCTTAACCCAGAAAGAGATATACCTTATCACTCGTTTAAGATTCACGGTATTAGTGAAGAATTTTTAGAAGATAAACCATTATTTTCAGATGTTGCACTTGAATTTCTTGACTTTATATCTAATGATATTTTGGTAATTCACAACGCTGAATTCGATGTTAAGTTCCTTAACATGGAGTTAAGCAAGCTGAATGCTGGGTTAATTTCCTCAGATAGAGTGCTAGATACATTACCTCTTGCGAGGAAAAAATTCGCAGGATCACCTGCTTCTTTGAATGCATTATGTAAGCGTTTTGATATATCGCTAGAGAATAGAGAATTGCACGGAGCACTAGTTGATGCTCAATTGCTTGCAAAGGTATATGTTGAGCTTACAGGAGGTTTACAAACCTTTCTGTTTGATAATGAATGCAATCAGGACAGCAACTCTACATTCGTTCAGCATAAAGTGCGTAATCTAACTCCCAGAGAACATTCACCAAATAGTGAAGAAATTGATGAACATAAAAAACTGTTAGACAAAATTAACAATACACTTTGGAATAAATATATTGAATAG
- a CDS encoding Tim44/TimA family putative adaptor protein — protein sequence MIELVIYTLLAAFIFSRLYNSLGRSANLNLKKLTNVLDVSRSREDVVENIEGYIDSNDKNSIKVTYEQILKKNKDFSISHFIEGSNIAFELIIKYFNQGNLSQLKSLLDKDLYNNFVEKIKHRKEVYESIIVSVVSQKILEIKLVKNVVFIAVYFLSEQINFIKDSSENIISGSTSTINKVEDVWQFKKNVNSSDPSWLLVSINYKKTNNDKTNDK from the coding sequence ATGATAGAGCTTGTAATATATACTTTATTAGCGGCGTTCATTTTTTCACGTTTGTATAATTCTTTAGGAAGGTCAGCCAATCTCAACCTAAAAAAGCTAACTAATGTATTGGATGTAAGCCGAAGTAGAGAAGATGTAGTAGAAAACATTGAGGGTTACATTGATAGCAATGATAAAAATTCAATAAAAGTTACTTATGAGCAAATATTAAAAAAAAACAAAGATTTTTCTATTTCCCACTTTATAGAAGGTTCAAACATAGCTTTTGAATTAATAATAAAATATTTCAATCAAGGAAATTTGTCCCAGTTAAAATCTCTCTTGGATAAAGATTTATACAACAACTTCGTAGAGAAGATTAAACATCGTAAAGAGGTGTACGAATCTATAATTGTTTCTGTCGTTTCACAAAAGATTTTAGAAATAAAGCTAGTAAAAAATGTAGTGTTTATTGCAGTATATTTCCTTTCAGAGCAAATTAACTTTATTAAAGATAGCTCAGAAAATATAATATCAGGTAGTACATCCACCATTAATAAAGTTGAGGATGTATGGCAATTCAAAAAAAATGTTAATTCATCAGACCCAAGCTGGTTGCTTGTTTCTATTAATTATAAAAAGACAAACAATGATAAGACAAATGACAAGTAA
- the secB gene encoding protein-export chaperone SecB: MPQQKMRIHGQYVKDLSFENPNSPFLSSNKAPDINVMVNINSAKLEGMENKEGVNEEKSFHEITLHIEVRATIKDEGIKDGVAFICETKYCGIFSIENFKELSEEEVRQALFIGGPTFLFPFAREIIARVTSSGGFPPLMLDPIDFETMYEQQNQQQKSNGSNSNFN; this comes from the coding sequence ATGCCACAACAAAAAATGAGAATTCACGGTCAATATGTTAAAGATCTATCGTTTGAGAATCCGAATTCGCCATTCCTTTCTTCGAATAAAGCTCCCGATATTAATGTAATGGTTAATATCAATTCAGCGAAATTAGAAGGAATGGAAAACAAAGAAGGAGTGAATGAAGAAAAATCTTTCCATGAAATTACTTTACATATAGAAGTCAGAGCAACGATAAAAGATGAAGGTATAAAAGATGGCGTAGCTTTCATTTGTGAGACAAAATATTGTGGTATTTTTTCAATAGAAAATTTTAAAGAGTTGAGTGAAGAAGAGGTAAGACAAGCTTTATTTATTGGCGGACCTACTTTTCTTTTCCCTTTTGCAAGAGAAATAATTGCAAGAGTTACAAGTAGTGGTGGATTTCCCCCATTGATGCTGGATCCTATAGATTTTGAAACTATGTACGAGCAGCAAAATCAACAACAAAAAAGTAACGGTAGTAATTCCAATTTTAACTAA
- the acnA gene encoding aconitate hydratase AcnA, whose protein sequence is MNNSLNAKTTLNIDGKSYNYFSLSSASEFLGIDVTKLPCSLKVLLENLLRNEDGVNVKLDDIKILASCVNKHANHEISYKPARVLMQDFTGVPAVVDLASMRSYVKKNGGDPSSINPSVPVDLVIDHSVQVDSYGSVSAFSKNVELEVKRNLERYQFLKWGESSFTNFRVVPPGTGICHQVNLEYLAQVVCNKDGVLYPDTLVGTDSHTTMVNGLSVLGWGVGGIEAESVMLGQPISMVIPEVVGFKLIGRLPEGVTATDLVLTITSILRTKGVVGKFVEFYGNGLDYLSLADRATIANMAPEYGATCGFFPIDQKTLNYLHLTGRSEELIKLVEIYSKEQGLWRSSDELAFFDTLELDLSSVEPVMAGPKRPQDKVFLSQVAESFSKSFSVNESKESDKLQDGSVVIAAITSCTNTSNPSVMIAAGLVARNAIKLGLKSKPWVKTSLAPGSQVVTEYLEKSGLQVDLNALGFNLVGYGCTTCIGNSGPLNKDIEDGIKNKNLTVAAVLSGNRNFEGRIHPLVKANYLASPPLVVAYALAGTVQTDLTKDSICKDKNGNDVYLKDIWPTNNEIEDCVKNVVTREMFIQKYKDVFSGDEHWRKIKCEKSEIYNWDANSTYIQNPPYFDNLSPKNNKDKTIDIKGAQILAMFGDSVTTDHISPAGNIASSSPAGIYLKNLGIEPQDFNSYGSRRGNHNVMMRGTFANIRIKNEMVSIEGGYTKYIPSQETMSIFDAAMRYKEALIIVAGKEYGTGSSRDWAAKGTLLLGIKVVIAESFERIHRANLVGMGVLPLIFQNGITRKIFDGSEIISIKGEIVPSGNLECIIKRKDSSKQSIQLKCCVQTATEIKYLMCGGVLSYILLLT, encoded by the coding sequence ATGAATAATTCTTTAAACGCAAAAACAACTTTAAACATTGACGGGAAGTCATACAACTACTTTAGCCTAAGTAGTGCTAGTGAATTTTTAGGGATAGATGTGACTAAATTGCCCTGCTCACTTAAGGTTCTGCTTGAAAATTTATTGCGCAATGAAGATGGAGTAAACGTAAAGCTGGATGATATAAAAATACTAGCAAGTTGCGTTAATAAACACGCTAATCATGAAATTAGCTACAAGCCAGCAAGGGTGTTGATGCAAGATTTTACAGGGGTTCCTGCTGTCGTCGATTTAGCTTCTATGCGGAGTTATGTCAAGAAAAATGGAGGCGATCCAAGCAGCATAAATCCGTCTGTGCCCGTTGATCTTGTGATCGACCATTCTGTTCAAGTAGATAGTTATGGAAGTGTTTCCGCATTCAGTAAGAATGTTGAGCTAGAAGTAAAAAGAAATTTGGAGAGATATCAATTCTTAAAATGGGGAGAATCATCCTTCACAAATTTTAGAGTAGTGCCGCCTGGCACAGGGATTTGCCACCAAGTGAATCTTGAGTATTTAGCGCAAGTTGTGTGTAATAAGGATGGGGTTTTGTATCCTGATACTTTGGTTGGTACGGATAGCCATACTACGATGGTTAACGGGTTATCAGTCCTTGGTTGGGGTGTTGGAGGCATAGAAGCTGAGTCTGTGATGCTTGGTCAACCAATTAGTATGGTGATTCCAGAAGTAGTTGGATTTAAATTAATTGGCAGACTGCCGGAAGGAGTAACTGCGACTGATTTAGTGCTAACAATCACAAGTATCCTCAGAACAAAAGGCGTTGTTGGTAAATTTGTAGAATTTTATGGTAACGGGCTGGATTATTTGTCTCTGGCAGATAGGGCAACTATAGCAAACATGGCCCCGGAGTATGGCGCAACTTGTGGATTTTTTCCAATTGATCAGAAAACACTCAATTATTTACATTTAACAGGGCGATCAGAAGAGTTAATCAAATTAGTTGAAATCTACTCAAAAGAGCAAGGACTGTGGCGCAGCAGTGACGAGTTAGCGTTTTTTGACACACTAGAGCTTGATTTATCAAGCGTGGAACCAGTAATGGCTGGTCCCAAAAGACCACAAGATAAGGTTTTTCTTTCACAAGTGGCAGAGTCTTTTTCTAAATCATTTTCAGTTAATGAGTCAAAGGAAAGCGATAAACTCCAAGATGGAAGTGTAGTTATTGCAGCAATAACAAGCTGCACTAATACCTCAAATCCAAGTGTGATGATTGCTGCAGGTCTTGTAGCTCGTAATGCAATTAAACTTGGATTAAAATCAAAGCCTTGGGTTAAAACTTCTCTTGCTCCAGGGTCACAAGTTGTAACAGAATATTTAGAAAAGTCTGGATTGCAGGTAGATCTAAATGCTTTGGGTTTTAATCTAGTTGGATATGGTTGCACAACTTGCATTGGGAATTCTGGTCCACTTAATAAAGATATAGAAGATGGCATTAAAAACAAAAATTTAACTGTTGCTGCAGTTTTATCTGGTAATCGTAACTTTGAAGGAAGAATTCATCCGTTAGTCAAAGCTAATTACTTGGCATCTCCGCCACTTGTTGTTGCATATGCACTTGCTGGTACTGTGCAAACTGATTTGACAAAAGATTCAATATGCAAAGATAAGAATGGAAATGATGTCTATCTCAAAGATATATGGCCAACAAACAATGAAATCGAAGATTGTGTTAAAAATGTGGTAACACGTGAGATGTTTATACAAAAGTATAAGGATGTTTTTTCTGGTGATGAACATTGGCGAAAGATAAAGTGTGAAAAAAGTGAAATCTATAATTGGGATGCAAATAGCACTTACATACAAAATCCGCCTTATTTTGATAATTTATCACCTAAAAATAATAAAGATAAAACAATCGATATAAAAGGTGCACAAATATTGGCAATGTTTGGCGATAGCGTAACTACTGATCACATTTCCCCTGCTGGAAATATTGCCTCAAGTAGTCCTGCAGGTATATATTTAAAAAATCTTGGAATTGAGCCACAGGACTTTAATTCGTATGGGTCTCGTCGTGGTAATCACAATGTAATGATGCGTGGGACTTTTGCTAACATTAGAATAAAAAATGAAATGGTAAGCATCGAAGGCGGCTATACAAAATATATTCCTTCTCAAGAAACTATGTCGATTTTTGATGCAGCAATGCGCTACAAGGAAGCTCTCATCATTGTGGCAGGAAAGGAGTATGGCACAGGTTCAAGTAGGGATTGGGCAGCAAAAGGTACTTTATTGTTGGGGATTAAAGTTGTAATTGCAGAAAGCTTTGAGCGTATACATAGGGCCAACTTGGTCGGCATGGGTGTTCTTCCACTTATATTCCAAAATGGAATAACCAGAAAGATATTTGATGGTAGTGAGATAATAAGCATAAAAGGTGAAATAGTGCCAAGTGGAAATTTAGAATGTATCATCAAAAGAAAGGATAGTTCAAAGCAATCAATTCAACTCAAATGCTGTGTACAAACTGCAACTGAGATTAAATACTTGATGTGTGGTGGAGTGTTAAGCTACATACTTCTCTTGACTTAG